From the Candidatus Krumholzibacteriota bacterium genome, one window contains:
- the larC gene encoding nickel pincer cofactor biosynthesis protein LarC: protein MNANLEKTEIDTLLVDPSEGMSGDMFLGCIFELGADPEKVRRIVAKLPGLEPFRIITESVISRGITTRRTSVVSDSEPSARNFSDILSMINDSNIDPSIKSPAVDIFKIIAEAEGKVHGKKAEEVHFHEVGAVDSIVDIVGSVAGLYLLGFPKIYRRRFRLGSGSISIAHGVLPVPAPATLEILRGEEVEMTERDAEIITPSGAAILKVLAEPLSPSLPVILKRVVYSSGTREYNGGPGLLRVIEVGEAGSSSSEIAVIRTTIDDMNPEILQYLREKLFELGALEVYFTGVMMKKGRPGIKVTVLCLQDAAEDIYQAVFKETTTFGIRITSEKRIELDRWVESVKTAFGGIEIKFRKFPDGSVDFTPEYESCKEAALARKVPLEKVYREARQSASERLKRVEQEREDR from the coding sequence ATGAATGCGAATTTAGAAAAGACAGAGATTGATACACTTCTGGTTGATCCCTCAGAGGGTATGAGCGGTGATATGTTTCTCGGATGTATCTTCGAGCTTGGAGCGGATCCGGAGAAAGTCAGGCGAATTGTAGCTAAACTGCCCGGCCTTGAACCTTTCAGAATAATAACAGAAAGTGTTATTTCAAGAGGGATAACTACCAGAAGAACAAGTGTTGTAAGTGATTCTGAGCCTTCTGCTCGAAACTTCAGTGATATTTTATCAATGATAAATGATTCGAATATTGACCCTTCAATTAAATCTCCGGCAGTAGATATCTTTAAGATTATTGCCGAGGCGGAGGGAAAGGTTCACGGCAAAAAAGCTGAGGAAGTTCATTTTCACGAAGTCGGAGCGGTAGATTCTATCGTCGATATAGTGGGTTCTGTCGCCGGGCTCTATCTTCTCGGCTTTCCAAAAATATATCGTAGAAGATTCAGGCTCGGAAGCGGTTCTATATCGATCGCTCACGGAGTTCTTCCCGTTCCGGCTCCGGCAACCCTTGAGATTCTAAGAGGTGAAGAAGTTGAGATGACAGAGAGAGACGCGGAAATAATCACCCCTTCAGGCGCAGCGATATTGAAGGTATTGGCTGAGCCCCTTTCTCCTTCTCTTCCTGTAATACTCAAAAGAGTTGTGTATTCTTCCGGTACGAGAGAGTACAACGGGGGGCCGGGCCTGCTCAGGGTAATTGAAGTCGGGGAAGCGGGCAGTAGTAGTAGTGAAATAGCGGTTATAAGAACAACAATTGACGACATGAACCCTGAGATTCTGCAGTACCTCAGGGAAAAGTTATTTGAGCTTGGCGCACTTGAGGTATATTTCACGGGAGTTATGATGAAGAAGGGCCGCCCTGGGATTAAAGTAACAGTATTGTGCCTTCAAGACGCGGCAGAAGATATTTATCAAGCTGTTTTTAAGGAAACCACTACTTTCGGGATAAGGATAACGAGTGAAAAACGTATAGAGCTTGACAGATGGGTTGAATCGGTCAAGACAGCATTTGGCGGTATTGAGATAAAATTCAGGAAATTCCCGGACGGTTCGGTTGATTTTACACCGGAATATGAATCGTGTAAAGAGGCGGCCCTTGCCCGGAAGGTTCCCCTTGAAAAGGTTTACAGGGAAGCCCGTCAGAGTGCTTCAGAAAGGTTGAAACGTGTGGAGCAAGAGAGAGAAGACAGATAG
- a CDS encoding tetratricopeptide repeat protein has translation MKRKITAGLFFSLILLVCCAEKKGHIIPEESVRKVVTHRVTEGETWKSIADDFYKEPERAEALALYNGSEKGDNPRPGSGVRVPLSEDDIDAIEDDLEASRRYNTGLKLVSEGNYAEAINNFQKVLKLDRSLYDASFNLGVTYQRLGLHKNAIVVLRDLSVRVKDNPEYLFALGNSLFHTGEIEDAKRTFRRVLDIDSSHLKSIYSLAVIYEKEGDKNKAEEMWQRYLELDSSSDWADNARSHLDAIRQSGGEGN, from the coding sequence ATGAAAAGAAAGATAACCGCAGGTTTGTTTTTCTCTTTGATTCTGCTTGTTTGCTGCGCCGAAAAAAAGGGGCATATTATTCCGGAAGAATCTGTCAGAAAAGTTGTAACTCACAGAGTAACGGAGGGAGAAACGTGGAAATCCATTGCTGATGATTTTTATAAGGAGCCTGAAAGGGCAGAGGCGCTCGCGCTTTATAACGGGTCGGAAAAAGGTGATAATCCCAGACCCGGCTCAGGTGTAAGAGTGCCTCTTTCGGAAGATGACATTGACGCTATAGAGGATGATCTGGAAGCTTCCAGAAGGTATAATACGGGCCTAAAGCTTGTCTCTGAAGGAAATTACGCGGAAGCTATCAATAATTTTCAGAAGGTTTTGAAACTGGACAGATCTCTCTATGATGCTTCTTTTAATCTCGGAGTTACCTATCAGAGGTTGGGGCTTCATAAGAATGCAATTGTGGTGCTTCGCGATCTGTCCGTTCGAGTAAAGGATAACCCTGAATATCTTTTTGCTCTCGGCAATTCCCTCTTTCATACCGGCGAAATTGAAGATGCTAAGCGGACCTTCCGAAGAGTTCTTGATATTGATTCATCGCATTTGAAATCAATTTATTCTCTTGCGGTAATCTACGAAAAAGAAGGCGACAAGAACAAAGCTGAAGAAATGTGGCAGAGGTATCTTGAACTTGACTCCTCAAGTGACTGGGCGGATAATGCTCGTTCTCACCTTGACGCCATAAGGCAGTCCGGAGGGGAAGGCAATTGA
- a CDS encoding ABC transporter ATP-binding protein: MIRLENLSLTINGRKVIGPLDLRIEDGNWVVLAGGNGSGKSTLCRLAAGLREPTEGNLFVDSKTAVTTGIAMQNPDSQFITTTVEREILFGMENLKLSAIEKKRRFNEAAAAFALKGLVTRNPHTLSGGEKQRLLLASVWVLNPGHLILDEPLSFLDSAEKDNFIKLVEDLFYKRKITVLWATLSPDETPRANRVVYLREGRVFFDGTPEDFKDIGSEDLIAGVSSGPAEKKLYRRDKSPELEAGTGIEDVVNIKEAVISPGEGDFLLRIEDLCIKKGEAVGITGPNGSGKTTLLMACAGLLSARKGRVEVLGKDVSSAGDFQPGRVAVLFQSPEEAFFSPSVQEEVSLGYRSFKGNNGSTEAVKRALETVGLEYDSFRERNPFHLSQGEKRLCAIASVLVFRAQLYLFDEPALFLDGNSRRRLISALGSFKDSKETTSVIVSHEWEFLDAVTERVIQL; this comes from the coding sequence TTGATCCGTCTGGAGAATCTCTCTCTTACAATAAATGGCAGGAAAGTTATTGGTCCCTTGGACTTAAGGATTGAAGACGGCAACTGGGTCGTTCTGGCAGGGGGTAACGGTTCGGGCAAGAGTACCCTGTGCCGTCTGGCGGCGGGATTGCGGGAACCGACTGAAGGAAACCTGTTTGTTGATTCTAAGACGGCAGTTACAACCGGAATAGCTATGCAGAATCCCGACAGTCAGTTTATTACAACTACTGTCGAGAGGGAGATCCTCTTCGGCATGGAAAATCTCAAATTAAGCGCTATTGAGAAGAAAAGACGTTTCAATGAAGCAGCGGCGGCGTTTGCTCTTAAAGGCCTTGTGACAAGGAATCCCCATACACTTTCCGGCGGAGAAAAACAGAGGCTTCTTCTTGCCTCTGTGTGGGTGTTAAACCCGGGTCACCTTATTCTTGATGAACCCCTTTCCTTTCTCGACAGCGCGGAGAAGGATAATTTTATAAAACTGGTTGAAGACTTATTTTATAAAAGGAAAATAACCGTATTATGGGCAACCCTGAGTCCTGATGAAACACCCCGGGCGAACAGAGTGGTTTATCTAAGAGAGGGAAGGGTTTTCTTTGATGGCACACCGGAGGATTTTAAGGATATCGGGAGTGAGGATTTGATCGCGGGAGTTTCTTCCGGACCGGCAGAAAAAAAGCTTTACCGAAGGGATAAGTCTCCGGAGCTTGAAGCCGGCACAGGTATTGAGGATGTTGTTAATATCAAGGAAGCTGTTATTTCACCCGGAGAAGGAGATTTTCTGCTTCGGATTGAGGATCTTTGTATAAAAAAGGGCGAGGCCGTTGGAATAACAGGGCCGAACGGGTCCGGGAAAACAACGCTTCTTATGGCGTGTGCCGGATTGCTCTCCGCCCGGAAAGGTCGGGTAGAAGTGTTGGGAAAAGATGTCTCTTCTGCGGGTGATTTTCAGCCCGGAAGGGTGGCCGTTCTTTTTCAGTCACCTGAAGAGGCCTTTTTCTCGCCAAGCGTTCAAGAAGAGGTATCGTTAGGATACAGGTCTTTCAAAGGAAATAATGGTTCGACCGAAGCTGTAAAGCGCGCTCTTGAGACAGTGGGTCTTGAATACGACAGTTTCAGAGAGAGGAATCCGTTTCATTTATCTCAGGGTGAAAAGAGGCTCTGCGCGATAGCCTCGGTTCTTGTTTTCAGGGCACAGTTATATCTTTTCGATGAGCCCGCTCTCTTTCTTGACGGCAATTCGAGAAGGAGGCTTATATCAGCCCTAGGCAGCTTTAAGGATTCGAAAGAGACGACATCGGTAATTGTTTCTCACGAATGGGAGTTTTTAGACGCTGTTACTGAAAGGGTTATTCAGCTTTAA
- a CDS encoding FAD-dependent oxidoreductase — MKYDIVVIGGSAAGIISAKTAKLDYPEKSVLVIRKEEISLIPCSIPYTFSTLKSVDDGVMGIEGPKKLGIEFLIDEVVSVDTEDKRVKTKRGKEIKYNKLVFATGSTPVIPPIEGAKSDGVYSIPKDYEYIKKAQPELKGSKNLVVIGAGFIGMEMSDELRKEVEKVTLVEALDGVLPLAFDKDVSDYAAKAMSDNGIDIMTSSRVKRISNENGKVSGVELEDSTVIEADAVILSIGYKANAQLALEAGLHMGITGGIWVDEYMRTSVKDVFAAGDCVEHKCFFTRKPSKLMLASTATFEARIAGGNLFGLKMVREKKGNIAIFSTSIEGVSLGSAGMIEKSSIAEGFEIVVGEAKSRDRHPGCFSDSSLQYVKLVFAGPSGILLGAQVVSGKSAGEMVNIFGVAIQNKMTATDLATLQFGTHPLLTSSPTTYPIVDAAKNALRKMGK; from the coding sequence ATGAAGTACGATATAGTCGTTATAGGCGGCTCCGCGGCCGGCATTATTTCAGCTAAAACCGCGAAGCTTGATTATCCTGAAAAGAGCGTTCTTGTAATAAGGAAAGAGGAAATTTCTCTGATTCCCTGCAGCATTCCGTACACATTTTCCACATTAAAAAGTGTTGACGATGGTGTTATGGGTATAGAGGGCCCCAAGAAGCTGGGTATCGAATTTCTTATTGATGAAGTTGTAAGCGTCGATACTGAAGACAAAAGGGTTAAAACAAAGCGCGGAAAAGAAATTAAGTATAACAAACTTGTTTTTGCTACGGGATCAACTCCTGTAATACCTCCGATTGAAGGGGCAAAATCAGATGGTGTATATTCAATTCCCAAGGATTATGAGTATATTAAAAAAGCTCAGCCGGAATTAAAGGGGTCAAAGAATCTTGTCGTAATTGGCGCTGGTTTTATCGGTATGGAGATGAGTGATGAGCTCAGAAAAGAGGTCGAAAAGGTAACATTGGTTGAGGCTCTTGATGGTGTGTTGCCGTTGGCCTTTGATAAGGATGTCTCTGACTACGCAGCTAAGGCTATGTCTGATAACGGGATAGATATTATGACTTCCAGCAGGGTTAAAAGGATTTCAAATGAAAACGGAAAGGTATCAGGGGTTGAACTTGAAGATTCAACTGTCATAGAGGCCGACGCTGTGATTCTCTCTATTGGATATAAAGCGAACGCCCAGCTAGCTCTGGAGGCCGGTCTTCACATGGGGATTACCGGAGGGATATGGGTTGATGAATATATGAGAACATCGGTAAAAGATGTATTCGCGGCAGGAGATTGCGTCGAGCATAAATGTTTTTTCACTAGAAAGCCTTCAAAATTAATGCTGGCTTCAACCGCTACTTTTGAAGCGAGGATAGCGGGAGGAAACCTCTTTGGTTTAAAGATGGTAAGGGAGAAGAAGGGTAATATAGCTATATTCTCTACATCTATAGAGGGTGTGTCGTTAGGATCCGCCGGCATGATAGAAAAATCTTCAATAGCTGAAGGTTTTGAAATAGTTGTTGGAGAAGCCAAATCACGCGACCGCCATCCCGGCTGTTTCAGCGACAGCTCTCTTCAATACGTAAAACTCGTCTTCGCGGGACCGAGCGGAATCCTGCTGGGCGCACAAGTGGTATCAGGCAAATCAGCGGGTGAGATGGTTAATATATTCGGAGTAGCGATTCAGAATAAGATGACAGCGACAGATCTTGCGACATTGCAATTTGGAACACATCCTCTGTTGACATCGTCGCCCACAACGTACCCTATCGTTGACGCGGCCAAGAACGCCTTAAGAAAGATGGGTAAATAA
- a CDS encoding M2 family metallopeptidase: MNFREFVVEHENVIKPLEKKIALAHWKGSVTGAKKYFDDLSRLRFKLEEVYANREDFAFVERVKESGDFENSLFSRIGDILYLRYLGGQTDLSFLAGITKLSSELERKFNLFRAELDGKKFSHNDVTDMLLTERNSKKRQLAWESHKRVGKLIEEDLIKLVELRNEAAAKAGFDNFYSMSLYLNEQDEGNLIELFDRLERITREPFRRVKDELDCRTAELYRITEDQIMPWHYEDLYFQELPSLFSMDFDKYYSGKMPAEIAREFYDSIGMNVRYILDRSDLYEREGKSPHAFCTDIDRAGDIRVLCNIKDNAKWTDTILHELGHAVYDKYVGSSLPYLLRIYPHICMTEASAMFFGGLARDPLWMKSALVLSGKEAEKISSQAGRANSARLLVFARWCQVMFRFEREMYINPRSDLNSIWRDIVGEYQFITPPPGRDMPDWATKIHIVTSPVYYHNYMLGELIAAQFRHYVENNIIGQTSGKKGSIYGNKDVSEFFIDSVYRTGNLVSWNELIENAVGEPLKADYLMSYFREEKS, translated from the coding sequence ATGAATTTCAGAGAATTTGTCGTAGAACATGAGAATGTCATCAAACCCCTTGAAAAGAAAATAGCGCTTGCCCACTGGAAGGGGTCTGTTACGGGCGCTAAAAAATACTTTGATGATTTATCCCGTTTGCGCTTTAAGCTTGAGGAGGTTTACGCAAACAGAGAGGATTTTGCGTTTGTAGAGAGAGTAAAAGAGAGCGGAGATTTCGAGAATAGCCTTTTTTCCAGAATCGGAGATATTCTTTATCTGCGGTATCTCGGCGGGCAGACCGATTTATCATTCCTTGCCGGTATTACAAAGCTCTCCTCCGAGCTGGAACGGAAGTTCAATCTCTTCAGAGCCGAGCTTGACGGAAAGAAATTCTCCCATAATGATGTGACTGATATGCTTTTAACAGAAAGAAACAGCAAGAAAAGACAGCTCGCCTGGGAAAGCCATAAAAGGGTTGGAAAACTGATTGAAGAGGATCTTATCAAACTTGTTGAGCTTCGAAATGAGGCCGCAGCTAAGGCGGGATTTGATAATTTCTACTCCATGTCCCTCTATCTTAACGAGCAGGATGAAGGTAATCTTATAGAACTCTTCGACAGGCTTGAAAGGATTACGCGTGAACCGTTCAGGAGAGTTAAGGATGAATTAGATTGCAGAACAGCCGAGCTTTACAGAATTACAGAGGATCAGATTATGCCCTGGCATTATGAGGATCTCTATTTTCAGGAGCTTCCGAGTTTGTTTAGTATGGATTTTGATAAATATTACTCAGGTAAGATGCCCGCTGAGATAGCCAGAGAATTTTATGACAGCATTGGAATGAATGTCCGTTATATTTTAGATAGAAGTGATCTTTACGAACGGGAGGGGAAGTCGCCGCACGCTTTCTGTACTGACATCGATCGCGCCGGTGATATCCGTGTTCTCTGCAATATTAAAGATAACGCGAAATGGACCGATACGATTCTTCATGAACTCGGTCACGCGGTTTATGATAAGTATGTCGGCAGTTCTCTCCCCTATCTACTTAGAATATATCCTCATATCTGCATGACAGAAGCTTCGGCTATGTTTTTCGGAGGATTAGCAAGAGACCCGTTGTGGATGAAGAGCGCCCTGGTTTTGAGTGGTAAAGAAGCAGAAAAGATAAGTTCTCAGGCAGGCAGAGCAAACAGCGCCAGACTGCTTGTGTTTGCCCGCTGGTGTCAGGTCATGTTCAGGTTTGAGAGGGAAATGTACATAAATCCTCGAAGCGACTTGAACTCAATATGGCGGGATATAGTCGGTGAATATCAGTTTATAACTCCTCCTCCCGGAAGAGATATGCCTGATTGGGCGACTAAGATTCATATCGTTACAAGTCCCGTCTATTACCATAATTATATGTTGGGTGAACTTATCGCGGCGCAGTTCCGTCATTACGTAGAAAATAATATCATCGGTCAAACTTCCGGGAAAAAGGGTTCTATTTACGGGAATAAGGATGTGAGCGAATTTTTTATTGATTCAGTTTACAGGACGGGCAATCTTGTAAGCTGGAATGAACTTATAGAAAATGCCGTGGGAGAACCTTTGAAGGCTGATTATCTCATGTCATATTTTAGAGAGGAGAAGAGTTGA
- a CDS encoding EamA family transporter has product MIWLLSAAGCSIAIALILKVNEVRGGNRLLLIGANYVVASILSVILLKGEIRWPGMKTLSLGVGAGVDFVLGFLLLLSGISRGPLAVPVTVMRLSVAVPITASILLWGEQPGLYQWSGIGLGMIAIILFGIGLSGENSKNQAGERYWFVIVSLFFVMGAGDLLLKAFRELSPDIERLLFTWILFTVAAIIVWIIIWVKRIHFDYGTLALGLFLGAPNLFSTVFILKALQTIPASQAFPFVNLTVILVSSLFGFAVWKERLGFIAVAGLALAAIAIVLLPM; this is encoded by the coding sequence TTGATCTGGTTATTGTCCGCGGCCGGCTGCTCGATTGCCATAGCCCTGATTCTTAAAGTAAATGAAGTAAGAGGCGGAAACAGACTTCTGCTTATAGGGGCAAATTATGTGGTTGCCTCCATTCTTTCAGTGATTCTTCTAAAGGGGGAGATACGCTGGCCGGGGATGAAGACATTAAGTCTGGGGGTAGGCGCCGGAGTTGATTTTGTGTTGGGTTTTCTTCTGCTGCTTTCCGGGATTTCCAGAGGGCCTTTGGCAGTCCCCGTGACAGTAATGCGGCTTTCTGTAGCCGTTCCCATAACAGCTTCGATTCTGCTGTGGGGAGAACAGCCCGGTCTATATCAGTGGAGCGGGATCGGACTGGGGATGATAGCGATCATTCTATTCGGCATAGGGCTTTCCGGAGAAAATTCAAAGAACCAGGCGGGTGAAAGGTACTGGTTTGTTATTGTTTCTCTTTTCTTTGTGATGGGAGCGGGAGATCTGCTGCTCAAGGCTTTTAGAGAGCTCTCGCCCGATATTGAAAGACTTCTCTTTACATGGATTCTCTTTACCGTAGCCGCGATCATAGTATGGATCATTATCTGGGTAAAACGCATACACTTCGACTACGGCACTCTCGCGCTGGGTCTCTTCCTCGGAGCCCCGAATCTTTTCAGTACGGTATTTATTCTCAAGGCTCTTCAGACGATTCCGGCGTCACAGGCTTTTCCATTTGTGAATCTTACAGTTATTCTTGTTTCTAGTCTGTTCGGGTTTGCGGTCTGGAAAGAGCGTCTAGGGTTTATTGCTGTAGCCGGGCTGGCGCTCGCCGCGATTGCCATTGTTCTTCTTCCAATGTAG
- a CDS encoding T9SS type A sorting domain-containing protein yields the protein MSKIEIRTICLIIPLFFAFFLYSADIQAQDLSTGDMKIAPANAKEISRQYLDEKGKMVSSTRLFLSQNGIENEKPQADGESENVDLRGIWDTVGGCESAAARGDTVYFGDDSTLVKVDFTNPPLPVKIEEITVGGLIKDIALNGNYAYVVVDNNGLHVIDISDPDTLFETDFLSTDGASGVAVNDDFAYVADVNSGLRVIDVSDPYRLVEVGLFGTNGYAIEVVVRGDYAYVADGLEGLRVIDISNPDSLYEAGFFDTGDYPCYACGVALDGNFAYVAYFECGLRVIDISVPDSLKEVGFIMTADRAWDVALDGNFAYVADRSGGLRVIEITDPENPFEAGYYDTSDEAMAISLSDDNIFAAMAGSGIYLFYTHLVPTLVQEYSAVFSNETIKVEWKLSEAVDISEFAVYRGQFPEGNLERIQPLKIKVYDLIYTFEDADCRAGETYFYRVGIEDGNCYKILFETERISIPQVPFALHQSYPNPFNPSTTIVYDLPERGKVTLDIYDAAGRFVKCLVDRAQNGGSNKSVVWNGKDMAGNPVCSGVYFCRLRFGRKELSRKMILLK from the coding sequence ATGAGCAAAATTGAAATAAGGACGATATGTCTTATTATTCCACTCTTTTTTGCCTTCTTTTTATATTCAGCTGACATTCAAGCGCAAGATTTATCGACCGGGGATATGAAAATAGCCCCCGCAAACGCGAAAGAAATATCGCGACAGTATTTGGATGAAAAGGGTAAAATGGTTTCTTCTACGCGGCTTTTTCTCTCGCAAAACGGGATTGAAAATGAAAAGCCTCAAGCTGACGGAGAAAGTGAAAACGTGGATCTGCGGGGAATATGGGATACAGTCGGCGGGTGTGAATCAGCCGCGGCGAGGGGAGACACCGTTTACTTCGGGGATGATTCAACTCTTGTAAAAGTAGATTTCACAAATCCCCCTCTTCCCGTTAAAATCGAGGAAATTACCGTTGGAGGGCTGATAAAGGATATAGCATTAAACGGTAATTATGCCTATGTCGTTGTTGATAATAACGGGCTTCATGTGATTGATATCAGTGATCCGGACACCCTTTTTGAAACAGATTTCTTAAGCACTGACGGAGCGAGTGGTGTGGCGGTAAACGATGATTTCGCCTATGTGGCAGATGTGAATTCCGGCTTAAGGGTGATAGATGTCAGCGATCCCTACAGATTAGTGGAGGTTGGTTTATTTGGTACTAACGGTTATGCCATAGAGGTTGTTGTAAGAGGTGATTACGCTTACGTAGCTGATGGCTTGGAAGGTCTGAGGGTGATCGATATAAGCAACCCGGACAGCCTCTACGAAGCGGGGTTTTTTGATACAGGCGACTATCCCTGTTATGCCTGTGGCGTGGCTCTTGACGGGAACTTCGCCTATGTCGCTTATTTTGAGTGCGGTCTTCGTGTAATTGATATCAGCGTTCCCGATAGCCTGAAAGAGGTCGGATTTATTATGACCGCGGACAGGGCTTGGGATGTGGCCTTAGACGGCAATTTCGCGTATGTAGCTGACAGATCTGGCGGACTTCGCGTGATAGAAATAACCGATCCTGAAAACCCGTTCGAAGCGGGGTATTACGACACAAGCGATGAAGCTATGGCAATTTCCCTATCTGATGATAATATATTCGCGGCAATGGCCGGCAGCGGAATATATCTTTTCTATACCCATCTTGTCCCTACTCTAGTTCAGGAATATTCTGCGGTTTTCTCTAATGAAACGATCAAAGTAGAATGGAAACTGTCTGAAGCTGTTGATATTTCAGAATTCGCAGTTTACAGGGGGCAATTTCCGGAAGGAAATTTAGAGAGAATTCAGCCCCTAAAGATAAAGGTCTATGATTTGATATACACATTCGAGGATGCCGATTGCAGAGCGGGGGAAACATATTTTTACCGTGTGGGAATCGAAGACGGAAACTGTTATAAAATTCTCTTTGAGACAGAGAGAATATCTATTCCACAGGTGCCGTTTGCTCTTCATCAGAGTTATCCGAATCCATTTAATCCCTCAACTACTATTGTTTATGATTTACCTGAGAGAGGAAAGGTTACGCTGGATATCTATGATGCGGCTGGAAGGTTCGTCAAATGTCTTGTAGATCGCGCACAGAATGGAGGAAGTAATAAATCTGTTGTGTGGAATGGTAAGGATATGGCCGGTAACCCGGTATGCTCGGGAGTTTACTTCTGCAGGTTAAGATTCGGCCGGAAGGAGCTTTCTCGAAAGATGATATTGTTAAAATAA
- a CDS encoding saccharopine dehydrogenase C-terminal domain-containing protein: MQIIVLGAGLVGGPMAEDLAAESGFEITVADINESALDSIDRSLFISRIKRDLSDPAEVKSLVSDYDMVVNAVPGFMGYRTFEAVLLAGKNVIDIAFFPEDPFQLDELAKRRNSVAIMDCGVAPGMSNILIGYVDHLLDETENCEIYVGGLPELRKWPYEYKAVFSPVDVIEEYTRPARYVENDVLVTKPALSDPEYIDFPEIGTLEAFNSDGLRTLARTIDAPYMKEKTLRYPGHIDKMKVLRETGFFSKEPLKIKGVNIRPIDFTSKLLFPMWELKSGQVDITVMKVIVEGKKDDRNVRYVYNLYDRYDEESDVHSMARVTGYTATVAARMVAEGLYDREGVSPPEYIGKSQRCVDFMLKGLKERGVVYKENIEILK; this comes from the coding sequence ATGCAGATTATTGTCCTGGGAGCGGGACTAGTGGGAGGACCAATGGCCGAGGACCTTGCCGCTGAATCAGGTTTTGAGATCACAGTTGCTGATATCAATGAATCAGCATTGGATAGCATTGACAGATCTCTCTTTATTTCCAGGATTAAGAGGGACCTTTCCGATCCGGCTGAGGTTAAAAGTCTTGTTTCAGATTATGATATGGTGGTGAACGCGGTTCCCGGATTTATGGGATATCGTACATTTGAAGCGGTACTGCTGGCAGGAAAGAATGTTATAGATATCGCGTTTTTCCCTGAAGACCCTTTTCAGCTTGATGAGCTCGCGAAGAGAAGAAACTCTGTGGCCATAATGGACTGCGGCGTGGCTCCCGGGATGAGTAATATATTAATAGGTTACGTGGATCATTTATTGGATGAAACAGAAAATTGCGAAATATACGTGGGCGGGCTGCCGGAGTTGAGGAAGTGGCCTTATGAGTACAAAGCGGTTTTTTCACCTGTTGACGTAATAGAAGAATATACCCGGCCCGCCAGGTATGTTGAAAATGATGTCCTTGTTACTAAACCCGCTCTTTCTGATCCGGAATATATCGATTTTCCGGAGATTGGAACCCTTGAGGCCTTTAACAGTGACGGACTTAGAACTCTGGCGAGGACTATTGACGCCCCTTATATGAAAGAGAAAACACTTCGATACCCCGGTCACATAGATAAGATGAAGGTATTGAGAGAAACCGGATTTTTCAGCAAGGAACCGCTGAAAATCAAAGGGGTGAATATCAGACCTATAGATTTCACGTCTAAACTGCTTTTTCCAATGTGGGAACTTAAAAGCGGCCAGGTCGATATTACAGTCATGAAGGTTATCGTTGAAGGGAAAAAAGATGACCGGAACGTGAGGTATGTTTACAACTTGTATGACAGATATGACGAAGAGTCTGATGTTCATTCTATGGCGCGTGTGACTGGATACACGGCTACAGTAGCGGCAAGGATGGTTGCCGAGGGGCTTTATGACAGAGAAGGTGTTTCCCCTCCTGAGTATATCGGCAAGAGCCAGCGGTGTGTTGATTTCATGCTTAAAGGGCTTAAAGAACGGGGTGTCGTATATAAGGAGAATATCGAGATACTGAAATAA